GGAAGCGGGGACGGCGGCGCACGGGACCCCGCGCGACGGCGGCGTCCCCGGCACCCCGGGCCCGCCCGGCCGCCTGCGCGGTCGGGCGGGCGGGGACGGCGGTCGTCGCCATCAGCCCTGCTCGGCGTTCTTCAGCGCGTCCTCCGGCGAGGACTGGCCGGTGAGCGCCGACTGGACGGCCGTGTAGATCTTCGTGGCGGCCTTCGGCCAGTCGGCCCCGAGCTCGCCGGTGCGGGCGCGGGCGTCGGCGACGAGGTCGACGAACACCTGCTCGGCGGGCACCTGCTGGCCGAACTCGGTGGCGACGGCGGTCTTCGACGGGATCGTGAAGCGCTTGGTGGCCATGTCGAGCTGGTTCTCGTCGGAGTTGAGGCACTCGACGACCTTCGCGGCCGTCTGCTGCTTCTCCTTGTCGCCCGTCTGCGGCACGGTCCAGACCTCGCCGCCGAGCGGGGCCACGGCGGTGCCGCCGGCCTCGGGCGCGGGGAGCTTCGCGATGCCGTAGTCGACGCCCGACTCGGTGAGCGCGGGGATCTGCCACGGGCCGTTGATCATCATCGCCGTCTTGCCGGCCATGAACTGGTCGTTGACGTCGGACTGGGTCCAGTTGACGACGCTCTGCGATGCCGAGCCGTCCTTCACGAGGTCGGTCCAGAGCTGCAGCGCCTCCGCGGTCTCGGGGGTGGCGATGTCCTTCTCGTCGCCGCCGTTCGACCACATGAAGGGCAGGAACTGCCAGGTGCCCTCGTA
The genomic region above belongs to Clavibacter phaseoli and contains:
- a CDS encoding sugar ABC transporter substrate-binding protein; this translates as MSPRSTARRRRLIGAAAFAATVPLVLAGCSGGGGGGSSSGGDPKTITVTDYYNEGNDDTVIGDTLTKCGESLGVTIERTSIPGSSLIQKVLQQASSRTLPDVLMLDNPDLQQIAATGALAPLEDFGISTDGYAKGVVDAGTYEGKTYGLAPTVNTIALFYNKAMLADAGIQPPTTWDELKTAAAALKDGDRYGIAMDANATYEGTWQFLPFMWSNGGDEKDIATPETAEALQLWTDLVKDGSASQSVVNWTQSDVNDQFMAGKTAMMINGPWQIPALTESGVDYGIAKLPAPEAGGTAVAPLGGEVWTVPQTGDKEKQQTAAKVVECLNSDENQLDMATKRFTIPSKTAVATEFGQQVPAEQVFVDLVADARARTGELGADWPKAATKIYTAVQSALTGQSSPEDALKNAEQG